Sequence from the Carassius gibelio isolate Cgi1373 ecotype wild population from Czech Republic chromosome A7, carGib1.2-hapl.c, whole genome shotgun sequence genome:
ACTGTGGCGTCCCGTCCATTCCTTCGTGATGTCATTTTCTACATGGCAGCTGTGTTTTGGACCTTCATGATCCTATATAAAGGCCATATTTCCATGGGAGAAGCCGTGGGTCCGATAACCATTATTCACTCACATCTTTTCATTCATTTAGGAAATTGACACACATTTTCAATCTGCTTGTTCCACttatatgcataatatattgATATGGTTATCATTTCCTTTTGTTAGAGAAGTCATCTGATTCTTCTTATCATTCTTTTCTATTCTCCACAGGTTATCTGGGGCTGTATATTGTATATGTTTTGACTGTGATTGTTAGTGCATATGTTTACAATCGTCAGAAGCATCAACTGAATGGATCGGCCCAGACCTCAGGCAGAGAACGGGGTAAAGACTGCAGCCTTTCTCAGCACTCAACTCACAAATCACACACCACACTCTTTCAGTCACATTTCAATTCCTCAATAAGGAGGGACAacgttttttcttttatttaaggtaaacatgttaaatttattgtttttaatgactGAGCTTGCTTACTTAAGTACTCATTCCCATTTCTAGTAATATATGAATTAACTGCACTAAACTCTAACACATTCAGATATAGTGCGCACAACAATGCAAACTCAAAGCTCTGTCAATTTAAATAAAGTGCTATGAAGTTTATGAAATGGAAGTAATGCTCTTTGCTTTGCAGCAGTGTTGgttcaatttcaattcaattcaattcaagtttatttgtatagcgctttttacaaaacaaatcgttacaaagcaactttacagaaaattatgtttctacaatatttagtagtagctagtagtttgtgcacatttgacaggattttagaaaaactaaaaaataataataatacaagacgtagtcagctagacgatgaactatcaatattattaattaagttattatatgattaagtcacacatttaggaataattgttagttctgtttgttcattcagggttagcatcatctgaggtcctctgagggtcagcatcatctcttctcaggtgttctggatccagactggagcttgtgtaaatcctagttaccacgggatgtgaatcccgtggcaaaacatagaaacaaaatacaatatacagacatcattagcatagctgctgatccaacaaagtaaaattagtttaacccaagctaatgaataaaaatgcacctttgatcagatgcaactacactcacaattaaaaagatacattattcgaatgcttggcgaaagagatgtgtttttaatctagatttaaacaaagagagtgtgtctgaaccccgaacattatcaggaaggctattccagagtttgggagccaaatgtgagaaggctctacctcctttagtggactttgctatcctaggaactaccaaaagtccagcgttttgtgaccttagggtgcgtgatgggttgtaacgtggtagaaggctagttaggtacgctggagctaaaccatttagggccttataggtaagtaatgataatttgtaactgatgcggaacttaataggtagccagtgcagagactgtaaaattggggtaatatgatcatattttcttgacctcgtaaggactctcgctgctgcattttggacgacctgtagcttgtttattgaagaagcaggacaaccacctagaagtgcattacaatagtccagtctagaggtcatgaatgcatgaactagcttttctgcatcagaaacagataacatgtttcgtagcttggcaatgtttctaagatggaagaatgcaatttttgtaacattggaaataacaTTGGTCTAACACTGGGCAGATATTAATGAGCGCTGTTCTTGTCTTTTAGGAGAGATTCTCCCATCTGATGCATATAGAGAAATTCCGAGTGCCAGCATACAAGCACATGGTGGGTCACTTCCTCTCAACTTAAAACTATGTTGGTTATATACGTGGCTGGAGTTTTGTGGGTTATGTATGCATGATTGTTTTCAACACCACAGACTTTCATAATAATGGGAGTTTGCACGTGTGTGTGTTGCTATCTGCATTGGTAACAGTGAAAGTGAATGAGAATTTTGCATCTTTAAGGAAGTTCTGTATGGTGTAACAGTGTTTCTATCTGCTTAGTCATTTGATTTTATGTTTGTGTGCTTCTTAGGCTCTGAAATGCTAATTATCAACCATTTTCTTTCTCAGTTTAGACAATTGGTTTGCATTTGTCTATGTGAAATTcttgcatgcatgtgtttgtaagtGTTATGTGTGTTTCAGATGATGGAGAGTATGAGCCTTTGCTGCCTTACACTCGATCCACTGCTCAGATCTTCCTGAATGCCATTAACCCGGTGGACAGCCGGACCTGGAGGAGACAGCACTGGAGTGCCAAAGTCCTCAAAGTGATCaaggtaaaaaatacaaaaacaagtgtATTTAATTTCATGATCACTTCCTGGCTCTAAATAAGTAATCATTCTTCTATGAACCTGTTGTTTAAAATAAACTTGTCTGATTGTACAAGTGGTGGATTTGTTGAACTTTGTATACATGCTTACGTAATTTTAAGGTGAGGAtccttttttttgcatttccatcTGACTGTGTTAGGTGCCTGTAGAAGTGCTGTTATTGTTGACCGTTCCTGTGGTGGACACAGATAAGGAAGATCACAACTGGAAACGACCTCTGAACTCTCTGCACATAATCACTGGGCCTCTGGTGTGTGTACTTACCTTCCAGTCGGGAAAGTGTAAGTCAGTTGGCATTGTTATTTGAACTATGAAACTAAACCTGTTTAGCATCAATATCTTATGTGCACATAAAAAGTAGTTACGTCATCCCTGCCAGTGTTTTGTAGCTTTAATGCACAAGCTGCAGTCTGTGAGATGAACTCCTCTTGTATGTGGAAAGATAAATGCTGTTGATGCAGAAATTGTGTAATCACTTCATGTTCTGCAAAAGAGCATgtgactgaaaaagaaaaactttctCTTTCCTTCAAGATGGCTTACTGCTGATCGAAGGAGAAGTTCCAGTGTGGGTGCTCATACTCTGCATCGGAGTCTTCCTCTCGGGCATAGTCTTCTTCACTACCACAAATGAGCGTCCTCCTAAATATCACTTTGTATGAGTCTTCagtgttttaaagaagtctcttatgcatttgtttgatcacaaatacagtaaaaacagtaatattatgaaattattcTAATCTTAAAtagatgtttttctgttttaatttaaaaaaaaattcaaattactCAAAGAAACAGAAGGTAATTGAAATAGAAGTCATTGTATAggctttataaatgtctttactgtctcttttgatcaatctaatgcatccttgctgaataaaggttataattgtgtattttttattttaattaatttttttcattgctgtgtgtgtgcacgtagCTCTATTCTCTGCTAGGTTTTGTGGTCAGTGCGCTGTGGATCAGCACTGTGGCGTCTGAGATTGTTAGTGTGCTGCACCTGCTGGGTATTGTTCTCAGTCTGAGCAACACTGTACTGGGCCTCACCTTGTTAGCCTGGGGCAACAGCATTGGAGGTATACACTCACTCAAACCACAAACAGCACATTATCTTCCCATTATTTTTGCTCATAGCCAATATGCTAGGACTTGAAATGATAGGATAACAATTTTGCAACTACTAGATGGTATGGTTTTATCTTTGTTGGCACTTTTGAGTACTAATGTAatgcatgatgtgtgtgtgtgtataatatatatatatatgcgcaattattattatttttggtttttATTACTGGATGgcctttaatattttaaagaatcaTACACCATTATGTTTTTACCTCTGTTAGACCATGTGTGatatttgtgtgttttgacagattGCTTTGCAGACATTACTATAGCCCGTCAAGGATACCCACGGATGGCCATCTCTGCCTGTTTCGGAGGCATTATCTTCAGTATCTTTTCACATATGCTCTTTTTAAGTTTTCCTTTTTGTGTTTGTGCTTTAACAAATACATCAGCAGATTTAATcataatatttatttgcattacattacCGTAACCACATAGAGATCTTCATATGCCTTTAACATTGCATTAAGACATGCTGTTTGGTGTGGGTCTGGGCTGTCTGCTGCAAATCTTTCAGACTAATAACGTTGTGATGGTAAGTCTCGCACTCTctatattacagtatatacaaTGTCTCAACTTTCTTTTAAAAAGACATATAAACATGTACAGTAAGTGGATGCAATGTACTTCATAGTCTTTTGGTGTTTACCTGAGAACATGTTAAAACCTTTTAGTCAGTTGGATATTCCAGTATAGATGCATGACGGAGTCTGatctgtgtgctgtgtgtgtttggttgtgtggtcAGCTGGAACCAGAGGGGATGCTGTGCTGGGTTCTCTCCGGAGCACTGGGTCTGTCTCTCGTCCTCTCCTTCATACTGGTTCCTCTTCAGTGTTTTCACCTGAGCAGATTCTATGGCATTTTTCTACTGATCTTCTACATCGTCTTCCTCCTCGTTGCTCTGCTCACTGAGTTTAGAGTTATCCAATTCTGACATCAGCAGAAACATTAAACAAAGGCAAAACATTCATAGAAATGTATAAGAAtagatatatatttgtaaatgtctttttttgaaGATCATGAGCCAGTAGTACTCTAGTTAAATTGTTTGAACAAATCTTGAATTATGAAATTGAAattattacagattattttattaaacgGGATACTTGCAAATATGCTGTgctgttgtgtttttcttttgtacTGACTGAATTCAGGCCAAGTACGATTTGTGAGCTGATTAAGTCTGATGCATGAATTTGATGGTTGCATCGGTTCACAAAATTGGTCCGAGCTGCTCTCATTCTATAATGAGACAATAACCTATGAGTGAACTGAATAAATGTGTATTTCTGTAGCTGTActgtataatacaatatattcaCTGAGTCACTAATCCGCATCAGATAAGTGCACTGTTGGATTGGGCGCAGTTTCTGAAGTAGCTGTAGTATTGGCTCCAGACCATCAGGTGGCAGTGTCGCATCAGCGCTCTTTCTGAGCTGCGCTCGGATGTTTAAAGCAGGCTGAGGTTACCTAGCAGCGAAATACAATCCACGCTTACCTGTAACATACAGTCAGTTAGAAACAA
This genomic interval carries:
- the LOC128016799 gene encoding mitochondrial sodium/calcium exchanger protein-like, whose protein sequence is MRALLLLFCTVALQWDRVSCQKTVYQSNTHIVPLGNVWRSDRPAEATPNRDECDVVMNLSASQRCEFVKNTPDCASDEGFIKYPVVTFCLFPPNLLPLAITLYVLWLFVLFLLLGLIASDFFCPNLSAISSTLSLTHNVAGVTFLALGNGAPDVFSAMAAFSHPQTAGLAIGALFGAGIFVTTVVAGSIALVKPFTVASRPFLRDVIFYMAAVFWTFMILYKGHISMGEAVGYLGLYIVYVLTVIVSAYVYNRQKHQLNGSAQTSGRERGEILPSDAYREIPSASIQAHDDGEYEPLLPYTRSTAQIFLNAINPVDSRTWRRQHWSAKVLKVIKVPVEVLLLLTVPVVDTDKEDHNWKRPLNSLHIITGPLVCVLTFQSGKYGLLLIEGEVPVWVLILCIGVFLSGIVFFTTTNERPPKYHFLYSLLGFVVSALWISTVASEIVSVLHLLGIVLSLSNTVLGLTLLAWGNSIGDCFADITIARQGYPRMAISACFGGIIFNMLFGVGLGCLLQIFQTNNVVMLEPEGMLCWVLSGALGLSLVLSFILVPLQCFHLSRFYGIFLLIFYIVFLLVALLTEFRVIQF